In Malus sylvestris chromosome 15, drMalSylv7.2, whole genome shotgun sequence, a single genomic region encodes these proteins:
- the LOC126604359 gene encoding aspartate--tRNA ligase 2, cytoplasmic-like: MSTPESQPPAGSEPSIEDSASVSKKTAKKEAAKQEKLRRRQEQEALAAAARSLSVDEQDPLAANYGDVPLIELQSKTAEDVSHWTEVGSLTNALENRSVLIRGRAQTIRAVGKNMAFVVVRERGFTVQCVATVQPDTVSRQMVKYIAGLSRESIIDIEGVVSVPSVEIKGTTQQVEVQVRKLYCVSKAAVLPINIEDAARSDVEIEKALQAGETLVRVNQDTRLNNRVLDLRTPANQGIFRIQSQVGNIFRQFLISEGFFEIHSPKLIAGSSEGGAAVFRLNYKGQEACLAQSPQLHKQMAICGDFGRIFEIGPVFRAEDSFTHRHLCEFTGLDVEMEIKRHYSEVMDLVGRLFVAMFDSLNKNCAKELEAVARQYPFQPLKYLPETLCLKFEEGVQMLKESGVEVDPFGDLNTENERKLGLLVLEKYGTEFYILHRYPLAVRPFYTMPCHDNPAYSNSFDVFIRGEEIISGAQRVHVPEFLTERAQACGIDVKTIQTYIDAFRYGAPPHGGFGVGLERVVMLFCGLNNIRKTSLFPRDPLRLAP; this comes from the exons ATGTCGACACCGGAATCTCAACCCCCCGCCGGCTCCGAGCCATCCATCGAAGACTCCGCCTCCGTCAGCAAAAAAACAGCTAAAAAAGAAGCCGCCAAGCAAGAGAAGTTGCGCCGCCGCCAGGAGCAGGAAGCCCTAGCGGCCGCGGCTCGTTCCCTCTCCGTCGACGAGCAGGACCCTCTCGCTGCGAACTACGGCGACGTCCCCCTGATCGAGCTCCAATCGAAGACGGCTGAGGACGTCAGTCACTGGACCGAGGTCGGAAGCCTAACCAATGCGTTGGAGAACCGGTCCGTGCTGATACGTGGCCGGGCGCAGACGATTCGTGCCGTCGGGAAGAATATGGCGTTTGTTGTCGTCAGAGAAAGGGGGTTTACGGTGCAGTGCGTGGCGACGGTGCAGCCTGACACCGTGAGCCGCCAGATGGTGAAGTACATCGCTGGGTTGAGCAGAGAGTCGATTATCGATATTGAAGGCGTCGTGTCTGTTCCTAGTGTCGAGATTAAAGGCACCACGCAGCAG GTGGAGGTTCAAGTGAGGAAGTTGTATTGTGTGAGTAAGGCTGCTGTTTTACCTATTAACATTGAGGATGCTGCTCGGAGTGATGTCGAAATCGAAAAGGCTTTGCAG GCCGGAGAAACACTAGTTCGGGTTAATCAGGATACCCGCTTGAATAACCGAGTTCTTGATTTGCGAACACCCGCGAATCAGGGGATATTCCGCATTCAGAGTCAAGTTGGCAAT ATCTTTAGGCAGTTCTTGATATCCGAAGGCTTTTTTGAAATCCACTCGCCAAAGCTGATTGCTGGTTCAAGTGAAGGTGGAGCTGCTGTTTTTAGACTCAACTACAAGGGTCAAGAAGCCTGCCTTGCCCAGTCACCGCAGCTTCACAAGCAGATGGCTATCTGTGGTGACTTCGGCCGTATTTTTGAGATTGGTCCTGTTTTTAGAGCTGAGGACTCCTTTACCCACAGGCATTTGTGTGAGTTCACTGGCCTTGATGTCGAGATGGAGATCAAGAGGCACTACTCTGAG GTCATGGACCTTGTTGGTCGCTTGTTTGTTGCGATGTTCGATTCCTTGAACAAGAACTGTGCAAAAGAGCTTGAAGCTGTAGCGAGGCAGTATCCATTCCAACCGCTAAAG TATTTGCCAGAGACtctatgtttaaaatttgaagaaGGTGTTCAAATGCTTAAG GAATCTGGGGTTGAAGTGGATCCTTTTGGGGACTTAAACACCGagaatgagagaaaattggGCCTACTAGTTCTGGAGAA GTATGGCACCGAGTTCTACATACTGCACCGCTATCCTTTGGCTGTTAGGCCATTCTACACAATGCCTTGCCATGACAATCCTGCTTACAGTAATTCGTTTGATGTTTTTATTCGAG GCGAGGAGATAATTTCTGGAGCACAGCGTGTCCATGTTCCAGAGTTCTTGACTGAGCGTGCACAGGCGTGTGGAATTGATGTAAAGACGATACAAACATATATCGACGCTTTCAG ATACGGTGCACCTCCCCACGGTGGATTTGGAGTAGGGCTGGAGCGTGTCGTCATGCTTTTTTGTGGTTTGAACAACATCCGCAAAACTTCTCTGTTTCCTCGTGATCCACTTAGGCTCGCCCCTTAG